The following coding sequences are from one Cystobacter fuscus DSM 2262 window:
- a CDS encoding DUF2917 domain-containing protein: MATAMLRGLWQAVRPHHRTARGKTKGPEQVVLEEGAVWSCRVRAGGLRLTCCEGLLWLTHEGEPTDKVVKAGGSVRLDGPGLVVVQALRPARFGPSEP, from the coding sequence ATGGCAACAGCAATGCTCCGAGGACTGTGGCAGGCCGTGAGGCCGCACCACCGGACGGCGCGAGGAAAGACGAAGGGGCCGGAGCAGGTGGTGCTCGAAGAGGGAGCGGTGTGGAGTTGCCGCGTGCGGGCGGGGGGGCTACGACTCACCTGCTGCGAGGGCCTGCTCTGGCTCACCCACGAGGGTGAGCCGACGGACAAGGTGGTGAAGGCGGGGGGCTCGGTTCGGCTGGACGGTCCGGGGCTGGTGGTGGTGCAGGCGCTGCGTCCGGCACGCTTCGGCCCGAGCGAACCCTGA